One Tamlana carrageenivorans genomic region harbors:
- the deoC gene encoding deoxyribose-phosphate aldolase, with protein sequence MNPFSPYIDHTLLKATATKEDIITLCKEAEKYDFFSVCVNSSFVSTAKKALNNSKVKVCSVVGFPLGAMSTEAKVAETQSALKDGADEIDMVINIGLLKSKDYQAVEHDIAAIKHIMPHQVLKVILETCYLEDSEILKASEIAIKAGADFIKTSTGFGTRGASTNDIKIMKSACTKDTKIKASGGIRDAETALHYINLGVKRLGTSSGIAIVNGTTSNSNY encoded by the coding sequence TGAATCCATTTAGCCCATATATTGATCACACTTTATTAAAGGCAACCGCTACAAAAGAAGATATCATTACTCTCTGCAAAGAAGCCGAAAAATATGATTTTTTCTCAGTTTGTGTAAACAGTTCTTTTGTTTCAACCGCTAAAAAAGCTTTAAACAACTCCAAGGTTAAAGTATGTTCGGTGGTAGGATTTCCTCTAGGAGCCATGAGTACAGAAGCTAAAGTTGCCGAAACACAGAGCGCTTTAAAAGACGGGGCCGACGAAATTGATATGGTTATCAATATCGGACTCTTAAAAAGTAAAGATTACCAAGCCGTAGAACACGACATTGCCGCTATAAAACATATCATGCCCCACCAGGTTTTAAAGGTAATTCTAGAAACCTGTTATTTAGAAGACTCGGAAATTTTAAAAGCTAGTGAAATTGCTATAAAAGCAGGAGCCGATTTTATTAAAACTTCTACAGGTTTTGGCACACGTGGCGCCAGCACCAATGATATTAAAATTATGAAAAGTGCTTGTACTAAGGATACTAAAATTAAAGCTTCAGGAGGTATTCGAGACGCAGAAACCGCCTTACATTACATTAATCTAGGTGTAAAACGCTTAGGTACCTCGTCTGGAATCG